One Archangium lipolyticum genomic region harbors:
- a CDS encoding aspartate aminotransferase family protein encodes MEKAKAHLLQNYKQQPIVLERGLGSRVWDAEGREYLDLLGGIATCGLGHCHPEVVAAVRSQLEKLWHVSNVFYSEPQIELAGRLTAASGLQRAFFCNSGAEANEALIKLARKVQKDRGNPDRFEVITFENSFHGRTLATVTATGQTKYQKGFEPLPAGFPHVPYGDLEAVKKAVGPNTAAILVEPVQGEGGVRSAPEGFLKALRALCDEKGLLLLVDEIQTGMGRTGKVFAYQHEDILPDGISLAKSLGNGLPIGAMLCTEEAGKSLVPGTHGSTFGGNLIAATAANVVMRKVTDPQMLRDVTQKGDYFLSRLRELQGRLPALVKEARGRGLLIGVELFQDAAPFISKCRELGLLLNAAGEKTLRFAPAYTVTHDDLDQGVRLLERALKS; translated from the coding sequence ATGGAGAAGGCCAAGGCCCACCTGCTGCAGAACTACAAGCAGCAGCCCATCGTGCTGGAGCGCGGACTGGGCTCGCGCGTCTGGGACGCCGAGGGCCGTGAGTACCTGGACCTGCTCGGCGGCATCGCCACGTGCGGGCTCGGCCACTGCCACCCGGAGGTGGTCGCCGCCGTGCGCAGCCAGCTGGAGAAGCTCTGGCACGTCTCCAACGTCTTCTACAGCGAGCCGCAGATCGAGCTGGCCGGCCGGCTCACCGCCGCCTCGGGCCTGCAGCGCGCCTTCTTCTGCAACTCGGGCGCGGAGGCCAACGAGGCCCTCATCAAGCTGGCCCGCAAGGTCCAGAAGGATCGCGGCAACCCGGACCGCTTCGAGGTCATCACCTTCGAGAACTCCTTCCACGGGCGCACGCTGGCCACCGTCACCGCCACCGGCCAGACGAAGTACCAGAAGGGCTTCGAGCCGCTCCCGGCCGGCTTCCCCCACGTGCCCTACGGGGACCTGGAGGCCGTGAAGAAGGCCGTGGGACCCAACACCGCCGCCATCCTCGTGGAGCCCGTCCAGGGCGAGGGCGGCGTGCGCTCGGCGCCCGAGGGCTTCCTCAAGGCCCTGCGCGCCCTGTGCGACGAGAAGGGCCTGCTGCTGCTCGTGGATGAGATCCAGACCGGCATGGGCCGCACCGGCAAGGTCTTCGCCTACCAGCACGAGGACATCCTCCCGGATGGCATCAGCCTGGCGAAGTCGCTCGGCAACGGCCTGCCCATCGGCGCCATGCTGTGCACCGAGGAGGCCGGCAAGAGCCTGGTGCCGGGCACCCACGGCTCCACCTTCGGCGGCAACCTCATCGCCGCCACCGCCGCCAACGTCGTCATGCGCAAGGTGACGGATCCGCAGATGCTCCGCGACGTGACGCAGAAGGGGGATTACTTCCTCTCCCGCCTGCGTGAGCTCCAGGGCCGCCTGCCCGCCCTCGTCAAGGAAGCACGCGGCCGCGGCCTGCTGATCGGCGTGGAGCTCTTCCAGGACGCCGCGCCCTTCATCTCGAAGTGCCGCGAGCTCGGCCTGCTCCTCAACGCCGCCGGCGAGAAGACCCTCCGCTTCGCCCCGGCCTACACCGTCACCCACGACGATCTCGACCAGGGCGTGCGCCTCCTCGAGCGCGCCCTCAAGTCCTGA